From one Vanessa tameamea isolate UH-Manoa-2023 chromosome 9, ilVanTame1 primary haplotype, whole genome shotgun sequence genomic stretch:
- the LOC113395084 gene encoding eukaryotic translation initiation factor 3 subunit D codes for MSEHVLPAEEPIRFVAPIIQDNPTGWGPCEMPEQFRDMPYQPFSKGDRLGKISDWTVVQDKKYQNKYASQFGAGSSYAYFHDEDESTFHLVDSTREQKPPYQRGRARGQRSRGARGARTPGGMTTLNKQRDRKLGKRWGPRGAPMKIRDASVTVRPTWVTIEDMDFPRLAKLSLPGIKEGEDIVCSGTLEYYDKGYDRVNVKHEKPLQRIDRIFHTVTTTDDPVIRRLSKTTGTVYATDAILATIMCCTRSNYSWDIVIEKIGDKLFLDKRDNTEFDLLTVNETSVEPPADDGNSINSPRNLALEATFINHNFSQQVLKSGPNEPKYKFPEANPFVSEEEEGEVASVGYRYRKWNLNNGVVLVARCEHDAVMQGPQNETQFLSIKALNEWDSKLANGVEWRQKLDTQRGAVLANELRNNSCKLAKWTVQALLAGSDQIKFGYVSRAQVRDNSRHVILGTQQFKPHEFAAQINLSMDNAWGILRCIIDICMKQKDGKYLIMKDPNKPLIRLYDIPDNTFESDGSEESGDEPADTPFAPLYSYGNNKRI; via the exons ATGTCAGAACACGTTTTACCGGCCGAAGAGCCGATACGATTCGTGGCTCCGATTATTCAGGATAATCCgacaggatgggggccctgcgAAATGCCGGAACAGTTTAGGGACATGCCCTACCAGCCATTTAGCAAAGGCGACCGCTTGGGAAAGATTAGTGATTGGACTGTCGTGCAAGACAAAAAGTATCAGA ATAAGTATGCGTCTCAATTTGGTGCTGGTTCGTCATACGCATACTTCCACGATGAAGACGAAAGTACGTTCCATCTGGTGGACTCGACAAGAGAGCAAAAGCCGCCATACCAACGCGGCCGCGCTCGTGGACAACGCAGCCGTGGTGCGAGAGGCGCTCGTACTCCTGGTGGCATGACTACCCTGaataag CAACGAGACCGCAAACTCGGTAAGAGATGGGGCCCAAGAGGAGCTCCTATGAAAATTCGTGATGCTTCTGTTACTGTAAGACCAACCTGGGTCACAATTGAAGATATGGACTTCCCACGCCTGGCTAAGCTATCTCTGCCTGGAATTAAAGAAG GTGAGGATATTGTGTGCAGCGGCACCTTGGAATATTATGACAAGGGCTATGATCGTGTCAATGTGAAGCATGAGAAGCCTCTGCAGCGTATTGACCGTATCTTCCATAcc gtcACAACCACGGATGATCCCGTAATACGTCGCCTAAGTAAGACTACTGGCACTGTATATGCTACAGATGCCATTTTGGCCACTATTATGTGCTGCACTCGCTCTAACTATTCATGGGACATAGTGATTGAAAAAATTG gtGACAAGCTGTTTCTGGACAAGCGTGACAACACCGAGTTTGACTTACTGACTGTTAATGAAACTTCGGTGGAGCCTCCAGCTGATGATGGAAACTCAATCAACTCTCCGCGCAACCTCGCATTGGAAGCAACCTTCATCAATCATAACTTCAGCCAGCag GTATTGAAGTCAGGTCCAAATGAGCCCAAGTATAAGTTCCCAGAAGCTAACCCATTTGTTTCTGAGGAGGAAGAAGGAGAGGTGGCATCGGTTGGATACCGTTACCGCAAGTGGAACCTCAATAATGGTGTT gtgCTAGTAGCGCGCTGCGAGCATGACGCTGTAATGCAAGGCCCGCAGAACGAGACACAGTTTCTCAGTATCAAGGCACTCAACGAATGGGACTCGAAGCTCGCCAATGGAGTGGAGTGGCGCCAGAAACTCGACACCCAGCGCGGAGCCGTGCTCGCCAATGAGTTGAGGAATAACTCATGCAAACTTGCCAAATGGACAGTACAG GCTTTGCTGGCTGGCTCCGACCAGATCAAGTTCGGTTACGTGTCTCGTGCGCAAGTACGTGACAACTCCCGTCACGTGATCCTTGGCACGCAACAGTTCAAGCCGCACGAATTCGCAGCACAGATCAACCTTTCCATGGATAACGCCTGGGGTATCCTTCGTTGTATCATCGACATTTGCATGAAGCAGAAAGATG GTAAATACTTGATCATGAAAGATCCGAACAAGCCTTTGATTCGTCTGTACGACATTCCGGATAATACATTCGAGTCGGACGGTTCCGAAGAGAGTGGAGATGAACCCGCGGACACGCCTTTCGCGCCGCTGTACTCTTACGGGAACAACAAGAGGATTTAG